From the Treponema sp. J25 genome, one window contains:
- the lspA gene encoding signal peptidase II has translation MHLGQRSFLREKLIPLILGAFVILADQISKAIIVHYWPKEGTFITDVFNNGFLWIIHVRNKAIAFSIGEGLPDLWRTLLFILFPLVVLALLLAYYFKTDEFTFFQRWCVAGIIGGGLGNLIDRIVRPAGVVDFVSVNVYGFLGFSRWPTFNVADATVVVCGILLLGSMLFKPQPRKGEAS, from the coding sequence ATGCACCTAGGGCAACGGAGTTTCTTGCGAGAAAAACTAATACCTCTTATACTTGGCGCTTTTGTGATTCTGGCGGACCAGATAAGCAAAGCAATAATTGTGCACTATTGGCCCAAAGAAGGAACTTTTATTACGGATGTCTTTAATAACGGCTTTTTGTGGATTATCCATGTGCGCAATAAAGCCATAGCCTTTAGTATTGGGGAAGGGTTACCAGACCTCTGGCGTACCCTCTTATTTATTTTATTCCCCTTAGTTGTACTTGCTCTTTTATTGGCGTATTACTTTAAAACTGATGAATTCACCTTTTTCCAGCGCTGGTGTGTGGCCGGTATTATCGGGGGCGGACTGGGAAACCTTATCGATAGAATTGTACGCCCCGCCGGGGTGGTAGACTTTGTAAGTGTAAATGTATATGGTTTTTTAGGTTTTTCTCGCTGGCCCACCTTTAATGTGGCCGATGCTACGGTGGTGGTATGTGGGATTCTGTTACTGGGGTCTATGCTTTTTAAGCCCCAACCTCGTAAGGGAGAAGCCTCATGA
- a CDS encoding Nif3-like dinuclear metal center hexameric protein, translated as MNTCELDRYFRSFLNLENFSGIDDSLNGLQVDNDGKDINKIAFAVDACQESFQLAAQRGAGLLFVHHGLFWGKPLAVKGSLRSRLEILLKHNVALYAVHLPLDQHPEVGNNAALSQLLGLENLEPFGSYHGKKIGYKGVFSKPITIEEAVQRISFMNRPPLGVYPFGNREIHSCGVVSGGAPWEALEAIDEGLDLYITGEMSHSLYHYAWEGKLNMIAGGHYSTEVWGVKKVMEKVAHDTGLEVEFLDIPTGL; from the coding sequence ATGAATACCTGCGAACTGGATCGGTATTTTCGATCATTTTTAAATCTGGAGAATTTTAGTGGTATCGATGACTCGTTGAATGGTCTTCAGGTAGATAATGATGGGAAGGACATCAATAAAATCGCCTTTGCGGTGGATGCCTGCCAGGAAAGTTTTCAGTTAGCCGCTCAGCGGGGCGCAGGCTTGCTGTTTGTTCATCATGGTCTTTTCTGGGGTAAGCCCCTTGCGGTAAAAGGTAGTTTGCGGTCCCGCCTGGAGATTCTTTTAAAACATAATGTGGCATTGTATGCGGTGCATCTTCCCCTGGATCAACATCCGGAGGTGGGGAATAACGCCGCTTTAAGTCAGCTTCTTGGTCTCGAAAACCTAGAACCTTTTGGCTCGTATCATGGCAAGAAAATAGGCTATAAGGGTGTTTTTTCGAAACCCATTACTATCGAAGAGGCGGTGCAGCGAATTAGTTTTATGAATAGACCGCCCCTGGGGGTGTATCCCTTTGGAAATCGAGAAATTCATTCCTGTGGGGTTGTGTCTGGCGGTGCCCCCTGGGAAGCCCTTGAGGCAATCGATGAAGGGTTGGATTTGTATATAACCGGAGAGATGTCTCACAGCCTGTACCACTATGCGTGGGAAGGAAAATTAAACATGATAGCTGGCGGTCACTATTCTACGGAAGTCTGGGGGGTGAAGAAGGTGATGGAGAAGGTGGCCCATGATACGGGCCTGGAAGTGGAATTCTTAGATATTCCCACGGGCTTATAA
- a CDS encoding ATP-binding protein, whose translation MSTQPYELSPEEIRFSILPIKIENLPPASDATIIGQGKALAALSLGLGIKAKGYNVYIQGAPGTGRRTALLRALSQYKPSLEHLRDYAYVSNFTNPTEPILLTFPRGKAREFKQDLHNTIEEIKRIILVHSESEEFKNKKGLLLSSFEQEENRRLSMFEQEATTAGFQIVQINDGEEQSTELLPVKEGKPISFEELQSQVASGEVSPQEWNTLREQYYGLMDRMRHIFEDLRQSRLTVDQKITELTREMLRHPIETVLGRLKETYPSPKINQWITTLQEDILSHLSLFLKDRGGQEQNSRRSHTSLLSRYGINIIVDRSTTTELPVIFENRPTLPNLFGSIESPLSGQEDLRTAYLRIRSGSLLQAAGGILVLRAEDILDEEESWTYLKRVLQSGIAEIQNQPNPYSPPSIIKPEPIEIDVKVILMGGEMTYDVLYQQDPDFQKLFKICAEFSNTMPRLPETEQLYCSFLQRVVHEEHLLPLTSEGLCAILRWSARQAEHRQKLSTQFSLVVDLLREASWYASRQGYATIDSKTVRYTLEQKQNFYNLPEETLQAMILSDEIIIQLEGTAVGKANGIAVHDRGYYAYGIPVVVSARVAPGDGGVINIEGESGLSGEIFDKAVLILSGYLRSRYARNFPLSITASVCFEQMYTPIDGDSATAVQLCTILSAISGIPLRQDLAMTGSVNQLGDMQPVGGVSEKVEGFFAICEKRGLTGSQGVIIPKRNIANLILNERVEEAIQQGLFHIYAVETIDQALEILTGNPAGELDKNGNFPPGTVNYAVSQELRRMAEVIHTFET comes from the coding sequence ATGAGCACACAACCTTATGAATTATCACCAGAAGAGATCCGCTTCTCTATTCTTCCTATAAAAATAGAAAACCTTCCCCCGGCCTCTGATGCAACCATCATAGGGCAGGGCAAAGCCCTTGCCGCCTTATCCCTTGGATTAGGAATAAAAGCAAAGGGCTACAATGTATACATTCAAGGCGCCCCCGGAACAGGACGACGTACCGCCCTTTTACGGGCCCTTTCCCAATATAAACCTTCCCTAGAACATCTGCGGGATTACGCGTACGTATCTAATTTCACCAACCCCACCGAACCTATCCTGTTAACCTTTCCTCGAGGAAAAGCCCGGGAGTTCAAGCAGGATCTCCATAATACCATAGAAGAAATCAAAAGGATCATCCTTGTACACAGTGAAAGCGAAGAATTCAAAAACAAAAAGGGCCTGCTCCTTTCTTCCTTTGAACAAGAAGAGAATCGCCGTCTGAGTATGTTTGAACAAGAGGCAACTACTGCGGGTTTTCAGATAGTACAGATTAACGATGGAGAAGAACAGAGCACCGAACTCCTTCCTGTAAAAGAAGGGAAGCCTATATCTTTCGAAGAGCTCCAAAGTCAGGTTGCGAGTGGCGAGGTTTCTCCTCAAGAATGGAATACCCTTCGAGAACAATACTATGGCTTAATGGATCGGATGCGGCATATCTTTGAAGATCTCCGGCAGTCCCGCCTTACGGTTGATCAAAAAATTACAGAACTCACCCGGGAAATGCTTCGCCATCCTATAGAAACGGTCCTTGGCCGGCTAAAAGAAACGTACCCTTCACCCAAAATCAACCAGTGGATTACCACCCTTCAAGAAGACATTCTTTCCCATCTTTCTTTGTTTTTAAAAGATCGGGGCGGACAAGAACAGAACTCCCGTCGTTCTCATACGTCCCTTCTTTCCCGCTATGGGATAAACATCATCGTCGATCGTAGTACCACCACCGAACTTCCTGTTATATTCGAAAACCGACCGACCTTACCCAATTTGTTTGGAAGTATCGAAAGTCCCCTGAGCGGCCAGGAAGACCTCCGTACGGCCTATCTCCGGATCCGCTCCGGGAGTCTGCTTCAGGCCGCGGGGGGAATCCTTGTACTCCGGGCAGAGGATATTCTCGACGAAGAAGAAAGCTGGACCTACCTTAAACGGGTTCTCCAGAGCGGCATTGCGGAGATTCAGAATCAACCCAACCCCTATAGTCCCCCTTCTATAATCAAACCAGAACCGATCGAAATAGATGTCAAAGTCATTTTGATGGGTGGGGAAATGACCTATGATGTTCTCTACCAACAGGACCCGGATTTTCAAAAACTTTTTAAAATCTGTGCCGAATTTAGCAATACTATGCCCCGGCTCCCCGAAACAGAACAACTTTACTGTTCGTTCTTACAACGGGTTGTTCATGAAGAACACCTACTCCCTCTTACAAGCGAAGGACTCTGTGCCATACTTCGGTGGAGTGCCCGCCAGGCAGAACATCGTCAGAAGCTCAGCACCCAGTTTTCTCTGGTGGTAGACCTCTTGCGGGAAGCCAGCTGGTATGCAAGCCGACAGGGGTATGCAACTATTGATAGCAAAACAGTCCGGTATACCCTGGAACAAAAACAGAATTTCTACAACCTGCCGGAAGAAACCCTGCAGGCCATGATTCTCTCTGACGAGATTATCATCCAGCTTGAAGGAACCGCCGTAGGGAAAGCTAATGGTATCGCTGTCCACGACCGGGGATACTACGCCTATGGGATTCCGGTGGTGGTCTCCGCCCGGGTTGCTCCCGGTGATGGAGGAGTCATCAATATCGAAGGAGAATCGGGGCTTTCCGGAGAAATTTTCGACAAGGCGGTGCTTATTCTGTCTGGCTATCTCCGGAGTCGATATGCCCGCAATTTTCCCCTTTCTATTACGGCCAGTGTCTGTTTTGAACAAATGTATACCCCTATTGATGGAGATTCGGCGACGGCGGTTCAGCTCTGCACTATTCTCTCTGCTATTAGCGGCATCCCCCTCCGACAGGATCTGGCAATGACCGGCAGTGTCAATCAGCTTGGAGATATGCAGCCCGTGGGTGGAGTCTCGGAGAAAGTAGAAGGCTTCTTTGCTATTTGTGAAAAACGGGGACTTACAGGGTCCCAGGGGGTGATAATCCCCAAACGAAACATTGCGAATCTTATTCTTAACGAGCGGGTAGAAGAAGCAATACAACAGGGGCTATTCCATATATATGCGGTAGAAACTATAGATCAGGCTCTAGAAATCCTTACGGGTAATCCCGCCGGAGAGCTGGATAAAAATGGGAATTTCCCCCCAGGAACCGTAAACTACGCGGTTTCTCAGGAACTGCGACGGATGGCTGAGGTTATTCACACATTTGAAACCTAA
- a CDS encoding NUDIX domain-containing protein, translating to MFTVPNKLFEYCPHCGKSTPEFKGGHYVLCSSCGFQYFHNVATAVGALLIIDNKLLLLERAQEPRAGKLALPGGFVDPGESLEEALRRECQEEVGLILEEEPLQFVASFPNQYLYKEVWYNTCDVFFRIFLSREKIASLKADPAEVRSLRWIEVDKIPVEELAFESSRKAIEYLKKGC from the coding sequence TTGTTCACAGTACCAAATAAACTGTTTGAGTATTGCCCCCACTGTGGGAAATCCACTCCGGAGTTTAAGGGGGGACACTATGTTCTCTGCTCATCCTGTGGGTTTCAATATTTTCATAACGTAGCCACCGCAGTGGGGGCCCTGCTCATCATTGATAACAAGCTTTTGCTCCTGGAGCGGGCCCAGGAGCCCCGGGCAGGGAAACTTGCCCTGCCGGGGGGCTTTGTGGATCCCGGGGAATCTCTGGAAGAAGCACTGCGACGGGAATGTCAAGAAGAAGTAGGCCTTATCCTTGAAGAGGAACCCTTACAATTTGTGGCATCTTTCCCTAACCAGTACCTGTATAAAGAGGTGTGGTATAACACCTGCGATGTGTTTTTTCGGATTTTTCTTAGCCGGGAAAAGATAGCCTCTCTTAAAGCAGACCCTGCTGAAGTCCGGAGTCTCCGCTGGATAGAGGTGGATAAGATTCCCGTAGAAGAGCTTGCCTTTGAATCTTCCCGGAAGGCGATAGAATATCTCAAGAAAGGGTGTTGA
- a CDS encoding leader peptide processing enzyme encodes MNKKANTIFFMLGATIFNVVITVVSFVILLVIYGKWIVPLLPAESAPMGLPLVFVGAIVVSFVVYRRALKWFMKRVDVDKHFDPLFRSKRSVRRD; translated from the coding sequence ATGAATAAGAAAGCAAATACCATTTTTTTTATGTTAGGGGCAACTATTTTTAATGTGGTAATAACCGTTGTTTCTTTTGTCATACTATTAGTGATTTACGGGAAATGGATAGTACCCCTCTTACCCGCTGAGTCTGCCCCGATGGGGTTACCCCTTGTGTTTGTGGGAGCCATCGTTGTTTCTTTTGTGGTTTATCGACGTGCCCTCAAGTGGTTTATGAAGCGGGTAGATGTGGATAAACATTTCGATCCCCTTTTCAGAAGTAAAAGGTCGGTACGGCGAGACTAA
- a CDS encoding MBL fold metallo-hydrolase — protein MIAAEDINGKILFQDGDHQFIWLGADPEAVSGVVQTNQYLIIEKGRGMLLDPGGVHLFARVVAVVSRYISLDKIEAIFFSHQDPDVSSGIALWLGVTSAKIYVSSLWLRFLPHFGIVDQSRVIGIEEHGNTYKLAGSSTIQFIPAHFLHSTGNYSAFDEKSRILFSGDVGAAVFPPGKEQLFIEDFDQALPYVEPFHKRYMASNRAALQWIKRVRPLNPIMLAAQHGGVYKGKGVTEFLDWFERLSCGIDIIETIYK, from the coding sequence ATGATTGCGGCGGAAGATATAAATGGCAAGATATTGTTCCAGGATGGGGATCATCAATTTATTTGGCTGGGGGCCGATCCTGAAGCAGTTTCGGGGGTAGTTCAAACTAATCAATATCTTATTATAGAAAAAGGGCGGGGAATGCTGTTGGATCCGGGTGGGGTCCATCTCTTTGCCCGGGTGGTGGCCGTGGTAAGCCGCTATATTTCGCTAGACAAAATAGAGGCAATCTTTTTTTCTCATCAGGATCCGGATGTTTCATCTGGTATTGCTCTCTGGTTGGGGGTTACGTCGGCTAAAATATATGTAAGTAGTCTCTGGCTACGGTTTCTTCCCCATTTTGGGATTGTGGACCAAAGCCGGGTAATAGGTATCGAAGAGCATGGAAATACCTATAAGCTAGCAGGAAGTAGTACCATACAATTTATTCCGGCCCATTTCTTGCATTCTACCGGTAATTATTCTGCCTTTGATGAAAAATCCCGGATTCTGTTTTCGGGAGATGTGGGGGCTGCGGTGTTTCCTCCCGGAAAAGAACAGTTGTTTATTGAAGATTTTGACCAGGCCCTTCCCTATGTGGAGCCCTTTCATAAACGATACATGGCCTCTAATCGGGCCGCTCTCCAATGGATAAAGCGGGTTCGTCCCCTTAACCCCATTATGCTCGCTGCCCAGCATGGAGGGGTGTATAAGGGAAAGGGGGTTACCGAGTTTCTTGATTGGTTTGAGCGGCTTTCATGCGGTATCGATATCATAGAAACCATTTATAAATAG
- a CDS encoding DUF1848 domain-containing protein — MIVSVSRRTDIPRFYWDDFIKALERGWVEVTNPFNQAQRRIVSLQPSAVDALVFWTRDPERILADALWLEKRGFWFYVMVTITGYPSLLEPNQPKEEALFFSLERLSQLLGKERIIWRYDPVFLSNITNYQFHQDNFSRLCMVMGNLVQRVVISLYDPYKKAQKRLQQCEAKGLEVFPLYTSEGENPQGELQELLGYFRDCAVMNGLDIRSCAEGPWMEALGIGPNACIDGDLIKRLAGCEGKVIKKDPYQRPGCRCVSSVDIGRYGTCQARCVYCYAW; from the coding sequence ATGATTGTGAGTGTGAGCAGGAGAACCGATATTCCCCGTTTTTATTGGGATGATTTTATCAAGGCCCTTGAGCGAGGATGGGTTGAGGTGACGAATCCCTTTAACCAGGCCCAGCGCCGGATTGTCTCCTTACAGCCCTCTGCGGTTGATGCCCTGGTTTTCTGGACCCGGGATCCTGAGCGGATCCTCGCTGATGCCCTCTGGCTCGAAAAAAGGGGCTTCTGGTTTTATGTGATGGTCACCATCACGGGGTACCCTTCGCTTCTGGAGCCGAACCAACCAAAAGAGGAGGCTTTGTTTTTTTCGCTGGAAAGGCTTTCTCAGTTGCTGGGAAAAGAGCGGATTATATGGCGCTATGATCCCGTTTTCCTTTCAAATATTACCAATTATCAGTTTCATCAAGACAATTTTTCTCGTCTTTGTATGGTAATGGGCAATCTGGTGCAGCGAGTAGTTATTAGTTTGTACGATCCCTACAAAAAAGCGCAGAAACGGCTTCAACAATGTGAAGCAAAGGGGCTTGAGGTTTTTCCCCTCTATACTTCAGAGGGGGAAAACCCACAAGGGGAACTACAGGAACTGTTGGGGTATTTTCGGGATTGTGCCGTAATGAATGGGCTTGATATTCGCAGTTGTGCTGAAGGTCCCTGGATGGAAGCGCTAGGAATAGGGCCAAACGCGTGTATTGATGGGGACCTCATAAAACGATTGGCTGGTTGCGAGGGAAAGGTTATAAAAAAAGATCCCTATCAGCGGCCGGGGTGTCGTTGTGTTTCCAGCGTAGATATCGGTCGCTATGGAACCTGTCAGGCCCGCTGTGTGTATTGTTATGCCTGGTAA
- the putP gene encoding sodium/proline symporter PutP, with product MWGTISAFVVYLGAMVVIGALYVKQTGSVSDFFLGGRRLGPFTAAISAEASDMSSWLLMGLPGVAYLFGIQEALWTAVGLAVGTYLNWLLVARRLRKYTFHAGDAITIPEFLKNRYKDASHVLPVVSAIFILIFFGIYTASGFVAVGKLFSSVFGLPYILSVLIGVLVILAYTLLGGFLAVCSTDVVQGLLMFFALVIAPIGATLALGGPGVVAERIATLGETYMNPFVDPSGKPLSLLVLLSTLSWGLGYFGMPHILVRFMAVRSDKDMVISRRVAMVWVIIAMGAAILVGLVGRVYVQPVLEGASSETVFIKMISGLFPSFIAGIFLCAILAATMSTADSQLLVTASAIAKDFYQPLLRKNASEKEIVLVSRLTILIVALVAFFMALNPNSSIFRLVSYAWAGFGATFGPIMLFSLFWKRTTRNGALAGLIVGGLTTIIWKQLSGGIFDLYELLPGFIIGSLAILVASLLDNPPSKEIEQEFEFVHSTK from the coding sequence ATGTGGGGAACGATTAGCGCCTTTGTGGTGTACTTAGGGGCCATGGTTGTTATTGGTGCCCTCTATGTGAAGCAAACGGGGAGTGTGTCGGATTTTTTCCTCGGCGGTCGACGCTTAGGGCCCTTTACGGCGGCTATCAGCGCAGAAGCCTCGGATATGTCGAGCTGGCTCCTGATGGGACTGCCTGGGGTGGCATATCTTTTTGGAATTCAAGAGGCCCTCTGGACGGCGGTAGGTTTGGCGGTAGGCACCTATCTTAACTGGCTTCTCGTGGCCCGGCGCCTGAGAAAATATACCTTTCATGCGGGGGATGCGATTACCATCCCCGAGTTTCTGAAGAATCGGTATAAGGACGCTTCCCATGTTTTGCCGGTGGTTTCTGCTATTTTTATTTTGATCTTTTTCGGAATATATACCGCCAGTGGTTTTGTGGCGGTGGGAAAGCTCTTTAGTTCTGTTTTTGGTCTACCCTATATTCTTTCAGTTTTAATTGGGGTTCTTGTAATTCTGGCATACACCTTACTGGGTGGGTTCCTGGCGGTATGCAGTACCGATGTCGTTCAGGGGCTTCTTATGTTTTTTGCGTTAGTGATAGCTCCCATTGGAGCTACCCTAGCCTTGGGTGGCCCTGGGGTAGTGGCGGAACGTATAGCCACTTTGGGAGAAACCTATATGAACCCCTTCGTGGATCCTTCAGGGAAGCCCCTTTCACTGCTTGTCTTGCTTTCTACCCTTTCCTGGGGGCTTGGCTATTTTGGGATGCCCCATATTTTGGTGCGATTTATGGCGGTTCGCTCTGATAAAGATATGGTTATCTCTCGGCGGGTGGCCATGGTATGGGTTATCATTGCCATGGGTGCGGCTATTCTGGTGGGACTCGTAGGCCGGGTGTATGTGCAGCCGGTGTTAGAAGGTGCTAGCTCAGAAACGGTGTTTATTAAAATGATTAGTGGCCTCTTCCCCTCTTTTATTGCAGGGATTTTCCTTTGTGCCATTTTGGCAGCTACAATGAGCACCGCCGATTCTCAGCTTCTGGTTACGGCTTCCGCCATTGCAAAGGATTTTTATCAACCCCTCTTAAGAAAAAATGCATCTGAGAAGGAAATCGTCTTAGTGAGCCGCCTTACTATTTTGATTGTTGCCCTCGTGGCCTTTTTTATGGCCCTTAATCCTAACTCAAGTATATTCCGCCTGGTAAGCTATGCCTGGGCAGGTTTTGGGGCGACCTTTGGTCCCATTATGCTTTTTTCTCTTTTCTGGAAACGGACTACCCGGAATGGAGCCCTGGCGGGCCTTATTGTGGGGGGCCTTACGACGATTATCTGGAAACAACTTTCGGGGGGTATTTTTGATTTGTATGAGTTGCTTCCAGGTTTTATTATCGGAAGCTTGGCTATCCTTGTGGCCAGTCTGTTAGATAATCCTCCGAGCAAAGAAATTGAACAGGAATTCGAATTTGTTCACAGTACCAAATAA
- a CDS encoding thioesterase family protein, which produces MKHSCTLRVRTYECDAYGHVNNAVYLNYLEYARHEYLRAVGFNYLEVIQSGYGLYVARIEIDYKKSAYLDDELTIISWPEKKGAVSGVMAQEIYRGQDLICQARVHWAFVDSQGRPTKIPPQWDLPGLKPEKQHNT; this is translated from the coding sequence ATGAAACATAGCTGTACGCTCCGGGTTCGGACCTATGAATGTGATGCCTATGGCCATGTAAATAACGCGGTATATCTTAACTACCTGGAATATGCCCGCCATGAATACCTTAGAGCAGTAGGTTTTAATTACCTTGAAGTAATTCAGTCGGGCTACGGTCTGTATGTGGCCCGCATAGAAATTGACTATAAAAAAAGCGCCTACCTCGATGACGAACTTACAATAATCTCCTGGCCAGAAAAAAAAGGAGCGGTAAGCGGTGTAATGGCCCAGGAAATATATCGGGGACAGGACCTGATTTGCCAGGCCCGGGTTCACTGGGCTTTTGTCGATTCCCAGGGAAGACCTACCAAAATACCTCCGCAGTGGGATCTCCCGGGCCTGAAACCAGAGAAGCAACACAATACATAA
- a CDS encoding alpha/beta fold hydrolase, whose product MKIPADWHPSNPRFRSFYGWDEQAGRWELSLVPVDDGDFVACHYFTAAQSGKEPKGTLFIIHGYLEHTALRMPLILEALRAGWDVVGMDLLGHGFSTGPVADIDSFNRYGRAFREVLRFREWKKPWRFAGHSTGCATALLCIKEIGNPFEWVLLEAPVIRTFLWQPTMVAKRLLRGAINTLPRRHAGMARNKTFYRLLFKDPLYIGEAPVHWFDALEQYEADSRNWGKIGGYFLILQGTADTVLDWNYNIRFLRDHLPESEIVLIKGGHHHLLRDEGPAGKEAREAVRQRW is encoded by the coding sequence ATGAAAATTCCCGCCGATTGGCATCCCAGCAATCCCCGATTTCGGTCCTTCTATGGGTGGGACGAACAGGCAGGACGATGGGAACTTTCCCTGGTTCCTGTGGATGATGGCGATTTTGTGGCCTGTCATTATTTTACTGCTGCTCAGTCTGGAAAAGAACCAAAGGGAACCCTCTTTATTATCCATGGATATCTTGAACACACGGCCCTTCGCATGCCCCTCATTCTGGAAGCCCTCCGGGCAGGATGGGATGTGGTGGGGATGGATCTTTTGGGACATGGTTTTTCTACCGGGCCTGTGGCGGATATTGATTCATTTAATCGATATGGAAGGGCCTTTCGTGAGGTTCTTCGTTTTCGGGAATGGAAAAAACCCTGGCGTTTTGCAGGACATTCAACGGGGTGTGCCACGGCTCTCCTCTGTATAAAAGAGATAGGCAATCCTTTTGAATGGGTCTTGCTTGAGGCGCCGGTGATTCGGACCTTTCTGTGGCAGCCCACAATGGTGGCAAAACGCTTACTCCGGGGCGCTATAAATACCTTACCCCGACGGCATGCAGGGATGGCCCGCAATAAGACCTTTTATCGCCTTTTGTTTAAGGATCCCCTGTATATCGGTGAGGCACCGGTGCATTGGTTTGATGCCCTTGAACAGTATGAGGCGGATAGCCGCAACTGGGGGAAAATAGGAGGTTATTTTTTAATTCTTCAAGGCACAGCAGATACGGTGCTGGATTGGAATTATAACATTCGTTTCTTGCGCGATCACCTTCCGGAATCGGAAATTGTGTTGATTAAAGGAGGGCATCACCATTTGCTGCGAGATGAGGGGCCAGCAGGGAAAGAGGCCCGAGAGGCGGTTCGGCAACGCTGGTAG
- a CDS encoding methyl-accepting chemotaxis protein, whose amino-acid sequence MESMPFDNNYVAIRHFAKGYHKSVVLNSVTLKSLDIINYNLERIGTSLSAIVAAFEEIRATSQNTSQNADKIDSMMDKILNKNAVTGEEISKRVEDINKAADGANRIATLFQELEEKAKSIASVTGSIQDVSDRTNILAINASIEAARAGSVGKGFRIIANEVRTLAGQTGDFAKTIEKTINEFDGVVKDITAEIQGFVTMLESFRRSFTTVLESFRANAQSIDEAGAFLNQISGSIREETLALTEGLNSLEAVSSSLKDSRVVFNALLKTYMNLDKLLEKGENH is encoded by the coding sequence ATGGAAAGTATGCCGTTTGATAACAACTACGTTGCTATCCGTCATTTTGCAAAGGGATACCACAAAAGTGTGGTCCTGAATTCGGTAACCTTAAAATCCCTGGATATCATTAACTATAATCTGGAACGTATCGGTACGAGCCTTTCGGCTATTGTGGCGGCCTTTGAAGAGATTCGGGCCACAAGCCAGAACACCTCCCAAAACGCCGATAAAATTGATTCAATGATGGATAAGATCCTGAATAAAAACGCCGTTACGGGAGAAGAGATTTCAAAACGAGTAGAAGATATTAATAAGGCCGCCGATGGGGCCAATAGAATAGCAACCCTATTCCAAGAACTAGAAGAAAAAGCAAAAAGCATTGCCTCCGTTACCGGTTCTATCCAGGATGTTTCGGACCGGACCAATATCCTTGCTATCAATGCTTCAATAGAAGCTGCCCGGGCTGGTTCGGTGGGTAAGGGCTTTCGCATCATTGCCAATGAGGTTCGAACGCTGGCGGGTCAAACCGGGGATTTTGCAAAAACTATCGAAAAAACTATCAACGAGTTCGATGGGGTAGTAAAGGATATAACCGCCGAAATTCAGGGCTTTGTAACCATGCTGGAATCTTTTCGAAGGTCCTTTACCACCGTTCTGGAAAGTTTCCGGGCTAATGCGCAGAGTATCGATGAAGCGGGCGCCTTCTTGAATCAGATTTCAGGGTCTATCCGGGAAGAAACCCTGGCCCTTACGGAGGGCCTCAATTCTCTTGAAGCGGTTTCCTCTTCATTAAAAGATAGTCGGGTGGTATTCAATGCGCTCCTTAAGACCTATATGAACCTTGATAAGCTGCTCGAAAAAGGGGAAAACCATTAA